The sequence GGGCTTCGGTCCGCTGGAGGCGGTGAGGCAGACTGGACCTATGATCATCGCCTTCTCTGTCTCCCCCTCCGGCAACCCCCGTCCCGATGGCCCGGCCGCCCAGAGCCAGCCCGGGGACGGTTCCGTACACGACGCCGTGGCTGCGGCCGTGAAGGTGGTCCGCGGCTCCGGCCTGCCCCACCGCACCTCCTCGATGTTCACGGAGATCGAGGGTGAATGGGATGAGGTCATGGGCGTGGTCAAGGCTGCCGTCGAGGCCGTGGCCCCCTACGGGTCCCGCATCTCCCTGGTCCTCAAGGCAGACATCCGTCCCGGCCACACCGGCGAGCTGGACGGCAAGCTCGAACGGCTGGAAGCAGCACTGAAGGACCAGTGACCCGGCGAGGACACGGTGCCGCCGGCACCCGCTATTACGTTCGCGACGCCGCCCCGGCGGACCTCGAGGCGGTGCTCTCCCTGAAGGCCCGGGCCTGGCGGGAGGCCTACGGGCACCTGCGGGACGAGTCGTTCTTCGCTGCGGCGGAGGCCACCCTGGACCGCCAGGTCGAGCACTGGCGCGGGCTGATGGCGAAGGGGCAGGTCCTCTGGATGGCAGAGGACGCCCGGGGACGCTGCGTGGGCCTCGCCGCGGCCGGCTCCGTCCAGGACCCGCACGACCCGCAGAACCCGCAGGATGCCGATCTGCCGCAGACCCAGCTCTCCGCGCTGTACGTGCTGGCGGAGGCCCAGGGCAGCGGCGTGGCCGACGCCCTGCTGGAGCGGGCGATCGGCGACAGTCCGTGCCAGCTGTGGGTGGTCGAGGACAACGTCCGCGCCCAGTCCTTCTACCGGCGGCACGGCTTCGCCGCCGAGGGGGAGCCTGTTCCCCTGGACGGGCCCTGGGCCGGGCTGACGCAACAGCTCATGGTGCGCCGTGGCGCGTGACCGCGGCTCGAAGGCCGGCAAGGCCAAAGCCGGTGCGAAGAGAGCCCAGGCCGGCGTGAAGGACCACCGCAGCGAGCGTGGCCGCCGCGGGGCCGCCGCGCCCACCATCGAGCCCGGGGTCTTCCCCATCGACGCCGGCACCGCCGAGATCCTGCGCGACCCGTTCACGGACGGCGCCTGGCTGCTCAAGCTCAACGGGGCGGAGTCCTCCCAGATCAATCCGGAGACCCCGCTGGACCTGGGCTTCGAGTACATGCGGTGGATGGCCGCCGTCGTGATGCACCGGTGGGAACCGGATGCCGGGCTGCGGATCCTGCACCTCGGTGGGGCCGGGTGCACCCTGGCCCGTTGGGCTGCGGTGTGGTTCCCGAACGCCCGGCAGACCGCCGTCGAGCTCGACGCCGGCCTGGCCGCCCTGGCACGGGAGCGCTTCGCCCTGCCCCGCGCCCCGCAGCTGCGCATTCGGGTGGCGGAAGCGGGAGAGGTGCTGGCCGGGGCGCATGAGGGCAGCCGGGACGTGATCATCCGGGACGTGTTCGCCGGGGCCACGCCGAAGGACCAGTTCACGCCCGGGCACCTGCTCGGAGTGGAGGCTGCCCGGGCCGCGGCGCGCGTGGTGGGGGACGGAATCTACCTCGTCAACCACGGCGGCGGCCCGGACCTGACGGCGGCCCGGCAGGAGGCGGCGACCCTCCGGGAGGCGTTCTCCACGGTCGCCGCGCTGGCCGATCCGCAGATGCTCAAGGGCCGGCGCCGGGGCAACATCGTGTTCGCGGCGAGCAACGGGCCGTTGACCGGCGGCGGCACCCGCCGGGACGCCCTCGTGCGCCACCTGCTGTCCGACCCCCTGCCCACGCGCCTGGTGGAACCCCTCGATGACTTCACGGCGGGGGCCAGGTACTGTGAGGAACCGTTGCTGGGGTTCTAAACTGGAATCACCATCAGCCCGTGTCAACGAGGACAACGGCGTGAATGACAGGAGGCCGTCATGACCGGTTCGCAGGAACAGGACAACACCCCGAGCACCCAGGACGCCGCCACCACGCACGGCATCGTGGTGGGTGTGGACGGTTCCGAGCAATCCGTCTCGGCCGCCAAGTGGGCCGCCCGGGAGGCCGAGCTGCGCGGGTTGCCGCTGACCCTCGTCACCGCCTACACGATGCCTGTGTTCGCGGCCTCCGCCCTCGAGGCCGGCTACGGCGTCCCGGATGACACGATGATCCGTGACGGCGCCATGCAGGTGCTGCAGGGCGTGGTCAACCAGCTCGGCCAGCTCGAGGTGCCGCTCGTGCACCGCGTGGAGATGGGGGACGCCGCCGGTGTCCTCGTCGACTACTCCGCCAACGCCAACCTGCTGGTGGCCGGCAGTCGCGGACGCGGTGGGTTCTTCGGCCGGTTGCTCGGGTCCGTCGCCTCCGCCCTGCCCGCCCACGCCAAGTGCCCCGTGGTGATCGTCCCCAAGGGTGAGCACGCCTCCCGCGCCGCAGCCGGGGTGCCGGTCATCGTGGGTGTGGACGGCTCCGAGCAGGGCCGGATCGCGGCCCTCGCCGCCGCGCTCGAGGCCGAGGTCCGGCAGTCCCCGCTGCGCGTGGTGATCGCCATGCCGCCGATCTCCGGGGCCGTCGCCTGGCTGCCCGCCACCGTGGACGAGCAGTCCCTGGTCGGAGAGATGCGAGAGCGGCTCGAAGCCGGCATCGACTGGCTGAAGTCGGAGTTCCCCTCCCTCGAGATCACCTCGGACATCGTGGACGGTGTCCCCGTGGACGTCATGGTCAACGAGTCCAAGACGGCCCGGCTGACCGTGGTCGGCACCCGCGGCCACGGCGGCTTCACCGGTGCCCTGCTGGGCTCGACCTCCCAGGGCGTCATCTCCCACGCCCACGGGCCCGTCATGGTGGTCCCCTACCTCAAGGACAGCCGCCTGGCCCACCGCGCCAGCTTCGGACCCACCTTCTCCTGAGCCTTGCGGGCAGAGAAGAGTGCTGAACTCTGCCCGCGAAGCTCACCGAGCTCACCGAGTACGACGCCGGTCGGTCGCCTTCCCTGCGGAAGGTGACCGACCGGCGTCGTGAGCTGTGGGGGACGGGTTGACCTGACGGTCAGTAGCGTCCGGCGTACGGGTGGATGTTGTACATGCCGCCGTAGTTCAGCGCGGTCACGGAGATACCCATGGTGGGGTTGCGGGCGTGCGCGATCTTGCCGTCACCGATGTAGACGGCCACGTGGTACATGCTGGAGCCGCCGTTGGAGGACCAGAACACCAGGTCGCCGGGCTGCAGCTGGGACAGCGGGACGTACTGCTTGGCAGCCCGGTACTGATCCGTCGACGTGCGCGGCAGGTACTTGCCGGCGGCGTCGAAGGCGTCCCGGGTGAAGCCCGAGCAGTCATAGCCCTTCGGGCCGTTGCCGCCCCACGTGTAGTAGGTGCCTGCCTCGTTGGCCTTGTTGACGGCCCAGGCGGTGGCGGTCGAGGTCCACGAGCCTGACGTCGGCGCCGGGGAGGGCTTCTGGGTAGGCGTTTTGGTGGGCGCCGGCGTCTTCGTGGGCTTCGGGGCGGCCGGCGTGCTCGGCGCCGGAGTCGGGGTGGCCGTCCGGGTGGGAGTCGGCGTCGCCGTCGGGGTCTTCGTGGGGGTCGGCGAGGCAGTGGCGGTGGCGGACGGGGTCGGCGTCGCCGTGGGAGAAGGAGGCGTCGCAGAGGCGGTCGGCGTGGCTGATGCCGTGGGCGTGCTCGCCGGGGCTGCGGGGATCACGGGAACCGTGGTGGCCGGTGCGGTGCTCGCCGGATCAGTGGCAGCGGGTGCGGCGGTCGGTGCCGGAGCGTCCACCGCCGGCTCCTCGGCCAGCTGTTCCGAGGCGGCGATGGCCTCCTGGAGCGCGTTGTCCCGCTCGGACTGCTCCATGGCCTCGACCTGGCTGGTGGCCTCGGCCACGGTGAGGTCCTCGAGCTCGGCCAAGAGGGTGATGAGCTGCTGGCGGTCAGCCTCGTTCTGCTGTTCGGCCTGTTCGGCCGCCTGGGCAGCTGCCTCGAGGCGGCG comes from Citricoccus muralis and encodes:
- a CDS encoding thiamine-binding protein; protein product: MIIAFSVSPSGNPRPDGPAAQSQPGDGSVHDAVAAAVKVVRGSGLPHRTSSMFTEIEGEWDEVMGVVKAAVEAVAPYGSRISLVLKADIRPGHTGELDGKLERLEAALKDQ
- a CDS encoding GNAT family N-acetyltransferase; its protein translation is MTRRGHGAAGTRYYVRDAAPADLEAVLSLKARAWREAYGHLRDESFFAAAEATLDRQVEHWRGLMAKGQVLWMAEDARGRCVGLAAAGSVQDPHDPQNPQDADLPQTQLSALYVLAEAQGSGVADALLERAIGDSPCQLWVVEDNVRAQSFYRRHGFAAEGEPVPLDGPWAGLTQQLMVRRGA
- a CDS encoding spermidine synthase, which codes for MARDRGSKAGKAKAGAKRAQAGVKDHRSERGRRGAAAPTIEPGVFPIDAGTAEILRDPFTDGAWLLKLNGAESSQINPETPLDLGFEYMRWMAAVVMHRWEPDAGLRILHLGGAGCTLARWAAVWFPNARQTAVELDAGLAALARERFALPRAPQLRIRVAEAGEVLAGAHEGSRDVIIRDVFAGATPKDQFTPGHLLGVEAARAAARVVGDGIYLVNHGGGPDLTAARQEAATLREAFSTVAALADPQMLKGRRRGNIVFAASNGPLTGGGTRRDALVRHLLSDPLPTRLVEPLDDFTAGARYCEEPLLGF
- a CDS encoding universal stress protein, producing the protein MTGSQEQDNTPSTQDAATTHGIVVGVDGSEQSVSAAKWAAREAELRGLPLTLVTAYTMPVFAASALEAGYGVPDDTMIRDGAMQVLQGVVNQLGQLEVPLVHRVEMGDAAGVLVDYSANANLLVAGSRGRGGFFGRLLGSVASALPAHAKCPVVIVPKGEHASRAAAGVPVIVGVDGSEQGRIAALAAALEAEVRQSPLRVVIAMPPISGAVAWLPATVDEQSLVGEMRERLEAGIDWLKSEFPSLEITSDIVDGVPVDVMVNESKTARLTVVGTRGHGGFTGALLGSTSQGVISHAHGPVMVVPYLKDSRLAHRASFGPTFS
- a CDS encoding NlpC/P60 family protein — protein: MNTRRTVGVTAVVAAVAATALAAVSLPAVFDASSDTVQANLQRADQATKANEPDIDRPEIPALDDVVAAKEQSSSKTAMADRLQVSIRQSAERERQAEARAQQANEGVRTANEALADRNETANATRQRADATTESAATARDESGTVAADLYRGGQTSAGEVLLGDEDTLARQATAEKVAADKARVAEESARQAAEAEELARQAEAAQAAQAEATAAAEEQQRRLEAAAQAAEQAEQQNEADRQQLITLLAELEDLTVAEATSQVEAMEQSERDNALQEAIAASEQLAEEPAVDAPAPTAAPAATDPASTAPATTVPVIPAAPASTPTASATPTASATPPSPTATPTPSATATASPTPTKTPTATPTPTRTATPTPAPSTPAAPKPTKTPAPTKTPTQKPSPAPTSGSWTSTATAWAVNKANEAGTYYTWGGNGPKGYDCSGFTRDAFDAAGKYLPRTSTDQYRAAKQYVPLSQLQPGDLVFWSSNGGSSMYHVAVYIGDGKIAHARNPTMGISVTALNYGGMYNIHPYAGRY